A segment of the Burkholderia sp. PAMC 26561 genome:
GCGTCGCGCGGCGTCGGGGCACGGCGCGTTCTGGCGGTTGCGATCTGCGTGACACTGGCCGCGACCCTCAGCCTGATCGCAATGAACGTGCTGCATCTCGCGACCTTGCTCACGATCATGCCGTTGCTCGTGGCATGTACGTTCTGCTTCGGACTGGCCGCGCCCAGCGCGACGCGCGGTGCGCTCGACCCCATGCCCGAGCTCGCAGGCGTGGCGGCGGCCTGTTGACATCGGTGCAGATGCTCTGCGGCGCGGCATCGAGTTCGGTGGTTGCGTTGTTGTTCTCGACATCCGGCCCCCAGGCGATGAGCGGCGTCATGTTCGCGTGCGCGCTGCTTGGCGCAATCACGTGGATCTGGGTCGGCAAAAAGGGACACAGTGAAGTGCGTCGGGCTGCCGCGTAAATCGCGACAGCTTCCAAGCTCACATCGAAGATTTCTTTGATTCCGTGTCAACACACTCGGCGATGAGGCGTTAAACATGTAATCGCGACACGCAAGCCGCGACACTGTTAAACAACCACGAAGGGTCTTACCGCCATGAAAAAGCAACTCGTTGCTGCATCGCTCGCCGCCTTGTTTTCCGCTGCTGTGTTCGCACAAGCTTCGGCTCCTGCTGTAGCGCCCGCAGCTCCGGCTGCAACCACGGCAGATGCTGCGCAACCCGCGAGCGCACACAAGGCCAAGAAGCATCATCACAAGAAGCACCACAAGAACACGACTGCAGCTTCGGCGATCCCTTCGTCGGCAGCAAAGCCCTAAGTTTGGGGAGCAGTAAAAGCCCGGTCTGACCGTCGCGCCGTCTCAAGAAAAGTACCTTTATCGAGGTATCGGACGGCGTAACGCGGGGCTTTGAGTTGGCGGCTCGAATGCGCATCATTGCGTGTTCGAGCCGTTTTTCGTTGGGCTTTCACGGTTGGTAAATCGTAAAGCAGGATCGGCTGATGTGTCGTTTTGGAAAGCGATCCGCCGAGGCCTTTCCCATGCTCGGGTCCCGCGACGTGTATCATCCACACCACGCGGCTTTTTGCGCCGCCGTTCCTTCATTGCGCTGCTTGCCGTGTTATCGCCAGGATATCGCGCCCGCCGCTTCACGCGCGCTTGAACCGAACGCGCAACCTTCAGCTCTTTTCCGTACAGATGGCACTCTCCGAACTCAAACGGCGCCGCACGTTCGCGGTCATTTCCCACCCTGACGCGGGCAAAACCACGCTGACCGAAAAGCTCTTGCTGTTTTCGGGCGCGATCCAGATTGCCGGCACGGTGAAGGGCCGCAAGAGCAACCGATACGCAACGTCCGACTGGATGGAAATCGAAAAGCAACGCGGCATTTCCGTTGCCAGTTCCGTCATGCAGTTCGAATATGGCGATTGCGTCATCAACCTGCTCGATACCCCCGGCCACGAAGACTTCTCCGAAGATACGTATCGCGTCCTGACGGCCGTCGACGCCGCCGTGATGGTGATCGATGGCGCGAACGGCGTCGAAGCCCAGACGCTCAAGTTGCTCGAAGTCTGCCGCAGCCGCCGCACGCCGATCCTCACGTTCATCAACAAGATGGACCGTGAAGTACGCCAGCCGCTCGAATTGCTCGACGAAATCGAGCAGCATCTCGGCGTCGCCGCCGTGCCGTTCACCTGGCCTATCGGCATGGGCAAGGAATTCCAGGGCGTCTATGACATCGAGCATGATCAGGTGCGCGTGTTTCGTGCGGGGCAGGACACGGCCGGCGGCGCGGTAGAAACCGTGCACGCCCTCGACGATGCCGACGGCGAACGCCGTTTTGGTCCGAGCTGGGCGCGTGCGAAAGAAGAGATCGATCTGATCACGGGTGCTACGCCGGCGTTCGATCGCGCCAAGTTCCTGGCCGGCGAGCAGTCACCGGTGCTGTTCGGATCGGCGATCAACAACTTCGGTGTGAAGGAAATCCTCGACGCGCTGGTCGAGCTGGCGCCGCCGCCCGCCATGCGGATGTCGGTGCAGCGTCCTGTGTTGCCCGAGGAGCCGCGTTTTACAGGCGTGGTGTTCAAGGTGCAGGCGAATATGGACCCGGCGCATCGTGACCGCGTGGCGTTCATCCGCGTGTGTTCCGGGCATTTCGAGCGTGGCATGGCGCTGAAAGTGACGCGCTCGGGCAAGACGTTTCGCGCGAGCAACGTGGTGACGTTCCTCTCGCAGCGCCGCGAGACGGTGAGCGAGGCCTATCCTGGCGATATCATCGGCATTCCGAACCATGGCACGCTGAGTCTCGGCGATACCCTGACCGAAGGCGAGATGTTGCAGTTCGTCGGATTGCCGTTCTTTGCGCCGGAAATTTTCCAGACGGTGGAAGTCGTCGACCCGATTCGCGCGAAGCAGTTGGGTGAAGCGCTGCGGCAACTCGGCGACGAAGGTGCGATCCAGGTGTTCCGTCCTGTGCTGGGCGGCTCGACCATTCTGGGCGCAGTCGGGCAGTTGCAGTTCGAGGTCGTGGCGCATCGATTGTCCGCGGAATACAAGGTCGATGTGCGGATCATGCCGGCGCGGTATCGCATGTCGCGATGGGTAACATGCGACGACGCGGCGGAGTTGCGCCGTTTCACCGATGCCTATGCGGCGCGCATCGCGCTGGATGCATCGAATGCGCCGACGTATCTCGCTTCACATGTTTCCGAAATCGATGTCGCGCAGAAGGCCTGGCCGAAGATTGTCTTCAACGAGCTGCGCGAGCATTCGGGCGCTCCGTTTCAAAAGACGATCTGAGGCTGGCGAGTGTGCTCTCGGACGGATCTCGCCTTTGAGCACGTAATATCAAATGAACGCAGGCGCGGCGCACACTGATGCACGCGCCGCGCCTCGTCCATCACAAGCGATCAATACGTCAGGCCAAATCCAAACGGATACAACGGGTGCGCGGTGTCGTGCGGAAGATCTTCCAGTTGCACGGCCACCTCGGCCATCGACGAAGGCAACTCAAACGGCAGTTTCCCTTGAGGCTTGCCTTTACCCGTCAACACATCGAACAGTGCCGTGTCGCTCGCGCCGAAATTCGCGAGGATGGCAGTCGCCTTTCCCTGGACATTGGTGAGGATCGCCGGACGATCCATGTAGACCGACACGATCGACTTCGGAGCACTGGCGGCCTGCTTGATCGCCTCGTAGTCCGGATTGCCGTCGACGAACGCAAGGCTGCCTTCATGCTGCATTGCGCCGAATACGTAGTTCGGATGGAGTGTCTCGTACGGTGTGCTCACACGCAGGATCGCCACGTCCGCAGCTTGCGGCGTGCCCACGACCTGATAACCATATTTCCGCGCAACGGCAGGGTCGATGCCGTACAGCCAGACTTTCTTGCCGGTATCCGCCATCGGCAGCAGCTTGTCGTTGTTTTGCAGCAGCACCATCGACCGGCGTTGTGCATCGAGCGCCTGGGCCTGGAAGTCAGCGTTGCCCACTATGCCGCTCGCAGCCGTGGCATCGACGTACGGTTGATCGAACAGCCCTTGCTGGAATTTTTGCAGAAGCACGCGGTAGGCTGAATCGGCGAGACGCGCTTCAGTCAGCAAGCCCTGGTTGACGGCCTGAATGATGAAACTGGGGTCGTCTTCCCCGCCGAATTGATCGATGCCCGCGTTGACCGCTTTTACAAAACGCTGCAGACGGGTCGCGTTTTCCATTCCCCACGGCATGCCCAGTCCAACGAAAGACGGTGCGCCGGAAGAGGCGCCGTTCATGCAGTTCGCGTCGCAATCGGAGGCAATGAGCCAGTCCGATACGATCACACCCTTGAAGTTGTACTTGCCCCGCAGCAGGTCCGTCAGAAGCGCTTTGTCGTAAGCGGCTCCGACCTGTTCGAGCGCAATTCCGTCGACCGTCACCGGTCCGTCAGGTTCGGAATAAGTCGGCATCACGGAGCCGACATTGGCGGCGAATGCACCTTCGAACGGCTTCAGATGGTAAGCGTAGTTGTTGCCTGGATAAGTCGCATAGCGGCCGTAGTAGTTGTGGCTGTCGAACCCGGACTTCTGCGCGCCATAGCCGGCCCAATGCTTCACCACGGCAATGACACTGTTCGCTTGAATGCCGTTGCTGCCGCCCTGGAAGCCTTCAATATAAGCCTGCACCTGCGCGCGCGTCAGGTCGGCGTCTTCGCCGAAGGTCCCGTTGATCCGGGCCCAGCGCGGCTCGGTGGCCAGATCGGCCTGCGGTGAAAGCGCTTCGGTAATGCCCACTGCGCGATATTCCTGGCGCGCGATGTCGCCGAACTTGCGCGTAAGCGCAGCATCGCCGATGGCGCCAAAACCGAGTGTTTCGGGCCACTTCGAAAACCCGCTGTCGCCTGCGCTCGCACCGAGGACGTACTGGAAGTGATTGCGCGGGTCCGAGCTGATCGACACGGGAATACCGAGCCGGGATTGCTCGGCCAGCGCCTGGATCTGGTTGTACTGGTCGGCCATCGTTTTTGCATCGCCGCTCATGCGCGTGATGTAGGTGCTGATGTTCCGGCTGTTGATCTGAGTCTTCAACGTGGCCATGTCGTAGGCCGTGCCCGTGCCCGCACCGGTGGTGTCGTTCAACACAGGAGCCGTGCCGTGCATCATCAAGCCCGCCTTCTCGGCGAGCGTCAGGCGACTCACGAGGTCGCGCGCGCGGACGTCGGCACTCAACCGCCAGTCTTCGTACGGTTCGAGCTGGCCGCTCTTGTCCATGTCCTTGAATGTCAGGCCGTCCCTGGAAATCAGCTTCAAAGTCGTCTGGCTGAAATCCGGTTGCGCGACCGGGGTGTTGGCGGGGTCATCGCTGCCGCAGGCGAACAGGCCAAGCGCGAGCGTCATGCTCGACGCCGTCAACGCTGACCTGTGAAAAACAGACCGTGGGTAAAAGCTCATTCGTGTCTCCTGAAATCGGGTTTTTTTGGCTTCTGTCGAACGACCTTACAAGAAGGCGTTCGACACTTTACCGACCCATTTCAATCGACGTTTTACCGCTGGGTGCATCGTTTATCTTTGAGGAGCGCAGCGTGTAAGCGGGCGTAACTTTTCCGATTCCGGGCGGCTGCCAGCGCGCCACTTGCATGTGGACCCACATTCCTGGCTGCTTTGCGGGCATTGCAGCAAGCTATGGGAATTCCTGATGGCGTCAGCAGCGATCTCTGCGCACTATTACGAAGTGAAAGCCAGCATCGAGCCTATGTCATCCAAAACGTCATCACACTTCAGCGACCACACTCGCACCGTTTCCAATCGCATCGCCGTGTTTGCAATGGACGCCGCCGGGCGTGCCGGCGTGTCGCCGCAATCGTTCACCACCCGCACCGGGATCAGCGCGCAGGAACTGGTCGACAGAACCGGCCGCATCGATCCCGCGCGGCACAGGCGGGTCGTCGAACTGATGGCTTATGTTGGCGCTGCTTCTCGCGTGATGCCGGACAGGCCGCATATGTTGTTTCCGGATTTTCCCGTGCTGGGCAACCTGTGCCTCAACGCCCGGACATTGCGCGAAGCGCTGGAGTCGTATCAGACGTTCCGTCCGCTCATCGGCGAGTTTGATTTTCTTGGGCACAGGGAAACACCGGACCACATGCAGTTCGAATACATCGCGGAGTTCGCGCCGGGCAGCGGTTTCCAGGCGCTCTCCAACTTCCAGGTACTCGCCAGCCTGATTCGGGCTTACGACGTGTCGGAGCAAACGGTGTTTCACGTTTCGCTCATGGGACCCGCGCTCCCGGGAACGAACGATACCGGCGAGTTCTTCGGCGCAGCCGTGAGGTATCACGCCGATGCAAACCGGCTGCAGTTCTCAAGCGCTCTGCTTGACGTGCCGCTCATCCATTACAACGTCACGCTGGCGCCCTTTCTGCGAGAGCAGGCTCAGCATGAACTGTTGCGCGTTCAAAGAGGGCATCGATTCTCATACAGCGTCGAGCATCTGATCAGCGAAATCATCAAGGACCCGGACGACGAAGGACATACATCGTCGTCATTGCTTGAGCAAACATGCCAGCGTCTGAACACCTCGCGCTGGACATTGCACCGCCGGTTGCAATCCGAAGGATTGCATTTCACCGAACTCGAATCGCGTGTCAGGTCCAAAGAAGCGTGCCGACTGCTCAGCGAGACCGCCTTGAGTCTCGGGCAGATCAGCGAGCAACTCGGCTTTTCGTCGCAGAGCGCTTTCACCCGGTTTTTCCGCACACGGCACGACGTGCCGCCACTGGCGTTTCGCCAGCGTGTCCAGTTGGGCTAATAACCTGCGACGGCTCCTGCCACGCGCCTGTTCAGATCGCCGGCGACCCTCAATCCGTGCTCTGTGCCATCTTCACGGGCAAAGGCACGTGTAACCACTTCTCCACGATGCCGTTCAACTCGCCGCTTTTCTTGGCATCGGTGAGGATTGCATCGACCTTCGTCTGCAACTTCGGCTCGCCCTTGTTCAGTCCCACATGACATGCCGACTCATGAATCACGTACTTGAGCGCAGGCTTGTTCGTTGCCGATGCCGGTAACGTCGTGGCAATCTTGGTCGCCACGAAATCTCCCGTGCCCACCAGCGGAACCTGACCCGCAAGGTATGCGGAGATCATCCCGCTGTTGTCTTCGAAGCGCTTGATGTTGGTCGATGGCGGCACACTCTTGGTCAGCATCAGATCCTCGAACGTTCCGCGCGCCACGCCAACCGTCTTGCCGGCCATGTCCGCCGGACCATCGATCTTCATGTTCGCCGGACCATACACGCTGTTGTTGTAGGGCGAGTACGACTGCGAGAAATCGATGACCTTGTCGCGCTCGGCATCGCGGCCAAGTGTCGAGACGATCAGGTCCACTTTCTTCGTCTGCAAATAGGGAATGCGGTTGGCGCTCGTGACCGGAACGAGTTCGAGCTTTGCACCGAGTTTCCTGGCCAGCAGGGCAGAGATATCGATATCGAGTCCTTCGAGTTGCATGCTCGGACCCACCGACCCAAACGGTGCGAAATCCTGCGGAACGGCAACGCGCAACACGCCGCGCTTTTCGATGTCATCCAGTGCGTCCGCGTGCGCGGGCGCCACACGCGCAATTGCGCTGAGTGCGACCACGCCAAGTGTCATCAACAACTTCGAAGTTTTCATGTTTGCCCTGAAACGTGGATGGGTGTGCCGCGCGTGCGAGAAGCCCGGCATTGAAAAGTCTATTTGAAAGTCTTTTGTTTTCTAAACGATTCAAAATTGCCGCGCATTGAGACGGCGTACGTTTTTGGCGCGAGGCAGCTCAGCGCCGCTCGATGTTGCTCAATGCGACCCGCCAACGTAGGGGTAAGTCCGCCCGCCCGAGCTTATTGCTCGATTTATTTTCCATTTATTTCCTGAAGCGCAGCAGAAAACCGATATTTTTCCCGACCGGAATTGCATTTTTTCCACCCTACACTGGGCGCTCGAAAATCACGCTCCGGAAATCATGAACGCGATGAACGCCATGAAGTCCACACGGTTCGACCTGCTCGACGGCTTGCGCGGTATTGCCGCGATCGCCGTCATGCTTCATCACTACAGCCAGCACACGGGCTGGGACTGGTTCGGCGGCGCGTGGGTTGCCGTGGACCTGTTCTTCGTGCTGTCGGGCTTTGTGATCGCGCATAGCTACAGCAAGAAGATCCTCAACGGCATGTCTTTCCGCGAATTCGCGTTCGTGCGTCTCGCACGGCTCGGGCCGCTTTATTTATTCGGCTTGGCATTGGGCGTCTGCGCAGTTTTGCTGTCGATTGCAAAAACCGGATTGCCGCAGATATCCAGTTCGCAGTTGCTGAGCGCCACTGCGCTTGGCGTGTTCTGGTTGCCTTATTTCAATAACATCGCCTGGCCGTTCGGTCAGGACGTGGTCTACGGCGCGGCGTTTCCGCTCAACGATCCGTCCTGGTCGCTTTTTTTCGAATTGTTCGTCAACGTCGTGTTTTTTGCGTATCTGGCGAAGGTCCGAAAACTGCCGAACGCGATAATTTCAGTGCTCGCGTTTGTCGCGTTCATTGTTTGCACGCTGATTTTCCACAAGATCAATCCAGGCTGGGGCGCCAGGAGTTTCATGGTGGGTTTTCCGCGTGTGATCGCGGAGTTTTTCGCGGGCGTGTTCATTTTCTCCATCGGGCTTCAGCATAAACATCCGCATCGGCTATTTACGGCCGTGGTCACCGGGGCGGCGTTGCTGGCATTTACCATTGGAGATCCCAGGATTGCGTTCATCAATTCGCTGACGCTGGTGCCACTGTCCGTGGCGTTGCTGTGTTCGGTGTCTATCGATGGTATGGGCAAGCGGATTTGCAAAGTGTTGGGCGAGCTTTCGTATCCGCTTTATGTGATCCATTTTCCGATCTACCGGCTCCTGTTCGAATCCTTCGATGTCCGGTTTCTGAATCCCGTTGCGCAGACGCTGATCGTGGCGGCGGTTTCCATCGTGCTGGCGTTGGTGCTTGCCCGCGCCGACCAGGAGCTGCGCCGCAAGCTGACGAGTTTTCGCAAGCCCTCCGCGGCAGCGGTTTCCTGACGCCGGAAGACGTTTTCACGAGCTGCTGAAAACGCACGCGCATCGGGCAGGATAAACTTGCGGTTTCCTCCACGGCACCGCAAGCCATGACCGCCACCCGTTTCGGCAATACCGCGCGCTATTGGCGCTCGCCGCTCCTGCCGGGCGCGGACATGCTGACGGCCGAGTATTACGACCACGAGTTTACGCCGCACTGGCACGACGCCTACACGATCCCCGTGATCGAGGACGGCGCGGAGTGCTACGACTATCGGGGATCGAAATACGTGGCGGAAGCCGGGTCGGTGCCGATCATCAATCCCGGTGAGTTGCATACCGGCGCGCGGGCGGTCGACGTCGGCTGGCGGTATCGGGTGTTTTACCTGCCGGTGGATTTCGTGCAATCCGTGGCCGATGAAGTCGCCGGCCGCGCCCAGCCGATGCCGTGGTTTCCAGTCGAAATCGTCCGCGACGCCGATGTCGCCCGGCGCGTGCAGCACGCGCATCAGGCACTGGAGGCGGGCGGCGATCCGCTCGCGGCCGAGCACGCGCTTTTCGATGCCGTCTCCACGCTGCTCGTGCGGCACGCGGGACAGCGCCCGCCGGTCGAGCGCATGCGGCTCGATACGGCGCGCGTCGAATCGATGAAATCGCGTCTCGCGGATGACGTGACCGTACCGTTATCGCTGACTGAACTGGCGCAGACCGTCGGGCTTTCGACCTTTCACGCGGCGCGGCTTTTTACCCGCGAAACGGGCCTCGCGCCACACGCGTGGCGCAACCAGATGCGCCTGAATCGCGCGCTGGAGGCGTTGCGGGCGGGGGCGTCGGTGACGGAAGTCGCGGCAGCCAGCGGCTTCACTGATCAAAGCCATTTCACGCGTCACTTCAAAAAGACGTTCGGTGTGCCGCCGGGACGCTGGCGCTAAAAGCCACGCAAACTTGCGCGGACCGCAAGAACGTACAAGCGCCCATCGCGCAACCCGTCCTATCCTCCTGATTCATGGAGGAAACCTTGAAAACAACGCAACAGGCAGGCAATCTCGCCGAGTTCGGCGCGGGCGCGCGCGACACCATTCCGATGATGGTCGGCGCCGCGCCGTTCGGTGTCATCTACGGCACGCTCGCGGCCACGGGGCCGCTGCACGCGTGGACCGTGCAACTCATGTCGCTGACCGTGTTCGCGGGGTCGGCGCAATTCATCGCGCTGGGTTTGATCGCCGGACACGCGAGTTTCGCGGTGATCTGGGCGACGACGTTTATCGTGAATTTGCGGCACGTCCTGTACTCCGCGACGCTCGCGCCTTATGTGGCGCATCTGCCCGCGCGCTGGCGCTGGACGCTCGGTGCGTTCATGACCGACGAGGTGTTTGCTGTCTCGTACGCGCATTACCAGAAGCGGCCAGCGGGACAAACCGGACCGTACTATTTCCTCGGTTCGGGCGTATCCATGTACGTCAATTGGCAGATCTGGACGGTCATTGGCTTGTTGTTCGGCTCGGCATTTCCCGGTCTGCAGTCGAAAGGACTCGACTTCGCGATGGTCGCCACGTTTATTGCGATCATCGTCCCGCAGCTCGTTGCGCTGCGATTCGTGGCGGCGGCAGTGACAGCCGGCGTGCTGGCGTTTGCATGGAACGGCTGGCCCTACAAGCTCGGCTTGCTGGCGGCGGTCGTGGCGGGCGTGGCGGTGGGCATGGTGTTATCGATGCGCGATGAAAGACGCAACACCGCCGAACTGGAGCGGGCCAAATGAACGATTTCCTGCTCATCATGGGAATGGCGGTCATCACGTATGCCATCCGCTCGGCGGTGTTCGTGTTCGGCGAACGGCTGAGTTTTCCACCCTTGGTACGGACTGCGCTCAGCTTTGTGCCGGTGACGGTACTCACGGCGATTATCGTGCCGATGACGATTGCGCCTCATGGCGGCGGCGCCGAACTGACGTGGCGTAATTCGCAACTGGTCGCGGCCATCGTGGCGTTAGGCGTGTGTGCCTTGACGCGCAAGCCTTTGCTGACCATCGCCATTTCGCTTGCGGTGTTTTTCTTCTGGCAACTTGTTGTGGTGGCCTGAAATCCGACGTGCTCAGGGAAGCGTCGCGGGCGGAGTGATTTCACCGACGTCAGCGTAGATCTCGGTCAGCAGTTTCACGAATGCACTGATCTTCGGGCTAAGCTGGCGGCGCGTTGCATAAAGCGCCCATACTTCCACGCTCCGGTCGCGCAAGGCGCCCAGGTTGACCAAGCGTCCGCTTTGCAGCGCGGCGCGAGCCAGATATTCGGTCATTACCGCCGCACCGGCGCTCGCAAGCGCAGCGTCGCGAACCATGGATATCGATGAAAACCGCGCGACCGTTCTCGGATGCAGTGTGCGTGCGCCTTGCGCTGACTCGATATGCCAGACGTCATTATCCGGCGATGAAAGAAGGCCCACGGCCGGGACGGCGCTATCGTCTTTCAAGGCATCGGCAATCTCCGGCGATGCCACCACGACCTGCGGCCCGCGCAGAAAACACCGGCCGGCCAGTGCCGTATCGGGCGCCGGATTGGCGCGGATCACCACGTCGTAATCCTCCGCGATCAGATCTACGAACCGGTCCTCCGCGATCACCTCGATGCGCACATCCGGATATTCATCGATATACGCCGCCGTCAGCCGCCCCATGGTTTCATAGGCCAGAAAAGTCGGCGCGCTGATCCGCAACCGGCCGCTCGGCCGCCGCGAGGTCATGCCGACCACGTCCGCCGCTTCCTCGATTTCGGCCAGCAAGCGCCCGGTGCTGGCGTGCAGCGCCTGTCCTTCCTCCGTCAGCATCAACGCGCCCGAGCCGCGTTGCAGCAGGCGCACCCCCATTGCTTCTTCAAGTTGCATCACGTGTCGCGAGAGACTTGCCTTGGGCCGCCCGGTCGCACGGCTCGCGC
Coding sequences within it:
- a CDS encoding peptide chain release factor 3, producing the protein MALSELKRRRTFAVISHPDAGKTTLTEKLLLFSGAIQIAGTVKGRKSNRYATSDWMEIEKQRGISVASSVMQFEYGDCVINLLDTPGHEDFSEDTYRVLTAVDAAVMVIDGANGVEAQTLKLLEVCRSRRTPILTFINKMDREVRQPLELLDEIEQHLGVAAVPFTWPIGMGKEFQGVYDIEHDQVRVFRAGQDTAGGAVETVHALDDADGERRFGPSWARAKEEIDLITGATPAFDRAKFLAGEQSPVLFGSAINNFGVKEILDALVELAPPPAMRMSVQRPVLPEEPRFTGVVFKVQANMDPAHRDRVAFIRVCSGHFERGMALKVTRSGKTFRASNVVTFLSQRRETVSEAYPGDIIGIPNHGTLSLGDTLTEGEMLQFVGLPFFAPEIFQTVEVVDPIRAKQLGEALRQLGDEGAIQVFRPVLGGSTILGAVGQLQFEVVAHRLSAEYKVDVRIMPARYRMSRWVTCDDAAELRRFTDAYAARIALDASNAPTYLASHVSEIDVAQKAWPKIVFNELREHSGAPFQKTI
- a CDS encoding glycoside hydrolase family 3 protein, encoding MSFYPRSVFHRSALTASSMTLALGLFACGSDDPANTPVAQPDFSQTTLKLISRDGLTFKDMDKSGQLEPYEDWRLSADVRARDLVSRLTLAEKAGLMMHGTAPVLNDTTGAGTGTAYDMATLKTQINSRNISTYITRMSGDAKTMADQYNQIQALAEQSRLGIPVSISSDPRNHFQYVLGASAGDSGFSKWPETLGFGAIGDAALTRKFGDIARQEYRAVGITEALSPQADLATEPRWARINGTFGEDADLTRAQVQAYIEGFQGGSNGIQANSVIAVVKHWAGYGAQKSGFDSHNYYGRYATYPGNNYAYHLKPFEGAFAANVGSVMPTYSEPDGPVTVDGIALEQVGAAYDKALLTDLLRGKYNFKGVIVSDWLIASDCDANCMNGASSGAPSFVGLGMPWGMENATRLQRFVKAVNAGIDQFGGEDDPSFIIQAVNQGLLTEARLADSAYRVLLQKFQQGLFDQPYVDATAASGIVGNADFQAQALDAQRRSMVLLQNNDKLLPMADTGKKVWLYGIDPAVARKYGYQVVGTPQAADVAILRVSTPYETLHPNYVFGAMQHEGSLAFVDGNPDYEAIKQAASAPKSIVSVYMDRPAILTNVQGKATAILANFGASDTALFDVLTGKGKPQGKLPFELPSSMAEVAVQLEDLPHDTAHPLYPFGFGLTY
- a CDS encoding helix-turn-helix transcriptional regulator → MSSKTSSHFSDHTRTVSNRIAVFAMDAAGRAGVSPQSFTTRTGISAQELVDRTGRIDPARHRRVVELMAYVGAASRVMPDRPHMLFPDFPVLGNLCLNARTLREALESYQTFRPLIGEFDFLGHRETPDHMQFEYIAEFAPGSGFQALSNFQVLASLIRAYDVSEQTVFHVSLMGPALPGTNDTGEFFGAAVRYHADANRLQFSSALLDVPLIHYNVTLAPFLREQAQHELLRVQRGHRFSYSVEHLISEIIKDPDDEGHTSSSLLEQTCQRLNTSRWTLHRRLQSEGLHFTELESRVRSKEACRLLSETALSLGQISEQLGFSSQSAFTRFFRTRHDVPPLAFRQRVQLG
- a CDS encoding transporter substrate-binding domain-containing protein translates to MKTSKLLMTLGVVALSAIARVAPAHADALDDIEKRGVLRVAVPQDFAPFGSVGPSMQLEGLDIDISALLARKLGAKLELVPVTSANRIPYLQTKKVDLIVSTLGRDAERDKVIDFSQSYSPYNNSVYGPANMKIDGPADMAGKTVGVARGTFEDLMLTKSVPPSTNIKRFEDNSGMISAYLAGQVPLVGTGDFVATKIATTLPASATNKPALKYVIHESACHVGLNKGEPKLQTKVDAILTDAKKSGELNGIVEKWLHVPLPVKMAQSTD
- a CDS encoding acyltransferase family protein, yielding MNAMNAMKSTRFDLLDGLRGIAAIAVMLHHYSQHTGWDWFGGAWVAVDLFFVLSGFVIAHSYSKKILNGMSFREFAFVRLARLGPLYLFGLALGVCAVLLSIAKTGLPQISSSQLLSATALGVFWLPYFNNIAWPFGQDVVYGAAFPLNDPSWSLFFELFVNVVFFAYLAKVRKLPNAIISVLAFVAFIVCTLIFHKINPGWGARSFMVGFPRVIAEFFAGVFIFSIGLQHKHPHRLFTAVVTGAALLAFTIGDPRIAFINSLTLVPLSVALLCSVSIDGMGKRICKVLGELSYPLYVIHFPIYRLLFESFDVRFLNPVAQTLIVAAVSIVLALVLARADQELRRKLTSFRKPSAAAVS
- a CDS encoding helix-turn-helix transcriptional regulator, yielding MTATRFGNTARYWRSPLLPGADMLTAEYYDHEFTPHWHDAYTIPVIEDGAECYDYRGSKYVAEAGSVPIINPGELHTGARAVDVGWRYRVFYLPVDFVQSVADEVAGRAQPMPWFPVEIVRDADVARRVQHAHQALEAGGDPLAAEHALFDAVSTLLVRHAGQRPPVERMRLDTARVESMKSRLADDVTVPLSLTELAQTVGLSTFHAARLFTRETGLAPHAWRNQMRLNRALEALRAGASVTEVAAASGFTDQSHFTRHFKKTFGVPPGRWR
- a CDS encoding AzlC family ABC transporter permease, whose translation is MMVGAAPFGVIYGTLAATGPLHAWTVQLMSLTVFAGSAQFIALGLIAGHASFAVIWATTFIVNLRHVLYSATLAPYVAHLPARWRWTLGAFMTDEVFAVSYAHYQKRPAGQTGPYYFLGSGVSMYVNWQIWTVIGLLFGSAFPGLQSKGLDFAMVATFIAIIVPQLVALRFVAAAVTAGVLAFAWNGWPYKLGLLAAVVAGVAVGMVLSMRDERRNTAELERAK
- a CDS encoding AzlD domain-containing protein, which gives rise to MNDFLLIMGMAVITYAIRSAVFVFGERLSFPPLVRTALSFVPVTVLTAIIVPMTIAPHGGGAELTWRNSQLVAAIVALGVCALTRKPLLTIAISLAVFFFWQLVVVA
- a CDS encoding LysR family transcriptional regulator gives rise to the protein MDLHALSDFNAVVTHGGFGRASRATGRPKASLSRHVMQLEEAMGVRLLQRGSGALMLTEEGQALHASTGRLLAEIEEAADVVGMTSRRPSGRLRISAPTFLAYETMGRLTAAYIDEYPDVRIEVIAEDRFVDLIAEDYDVVIRANPAPDTALAGRCFLRGPQVVVASPEIADALKDDSAVPAVGLLSSPDNDVWHIESAQGARTLHPRTVARFSSISMVRDAALASAGAAVMTEYLARAALQSGRLVNLGALRDRSVEVWALYATRRQLSPKISAFVKLLTEIYADVGEITPPATLP